GGGCAAGTGGGGCCTGGCGGACGTCTCGTACAAGATGCTGCTGGAGGGCGCGGCCGGGAAGGACACGACGGCGCTGGACCAGGCCTTCCAGGACCTCGGGGTGTCGCCCTCGGTGAGTGTGAGCCCGGATGGGGCCTTCGTCGGAGCGCGGGTGCTCAAGCGGCACGCGGACGCGGCGCTGGCGCTGCTCTCGGACGTGACGCGCAAGCCGAACCTGGCGCAGAAGGACTTCGACCGGCGCAAGAAGCTGCAACTGGCCGAGCTCGTGCGCGCCATGGGCAGCCCGGGCTTCCTCGCGCAGCAGGCGTACCTGGACGCGGTGTTCGGCCCGGAGCACCCGTACGGGCACCCGGTGAGTGGACTGCCGGCCACGGTGGACACGCTGACGCTCCAGGACGTGAAGGCCTTCTACGGGAAGAGCGTGGGCCCCAAGGCGGCCGCGCTCGTCATGACGGGTGACATCACCCTGGAGGAGGCGGTGGGGCTGGCGAAGAAGTACTTCGGCGACTGGAAGAGCAACGCCCAGCCGCCGCCGGTGCCGCCCACGCCCGCCGCGACGCCGCGGCAGCAGGTGGTGTTCGTGCCCAAGCCGGGGCTGGACCAGACGATGATTGTCGTGGGCCGGCCGGGCATCGCGGTGGGGCACCCGGACGAGTACGCGTTGGACCTGGCGACGACGGTGTTCGGCGGCTTCTTCGGCAGCCGGCTGAACATGAACCTGCGCGAGGACAAGGGGTACAGCTACGGGGCGGGGGCGAGCGCGGACGCGCGGCTGGGCGTGGGACCGCTGACGGCCTCGTCGGCGGTGCGCAAGGACGTGACGGGCCCGGCGCTGGGCGAGTTCTTCGGGGAGATGAAGGGGATTCAGGAGCGCCCCATCACGGAGAAGGAGCTGGCGGCGGCGCGTGAGGGGCTGATCCGGGCGATTCCGGGCGAGTTCGAGTCGGTGGAAGGACTGGGCTCGAGCGCGGCGTCGCTGTTCTTCCTGCGCAGGCCGATGGACGAGTACGCGCGGACGGTGGAGGGGCTGGAGAAGGCGACGCCTGCCGAGGTGCAGCGGGTGGCGGAGGCGTACCTGGGCCCGGCGGCGATGCAGGTGGTGCTGGTGGGAGATCCGGCGGTCATCCAGGAGCAGGTGGGTCCGCTGAACCTGGGCAAGCTGGTGGCGAAGGAGCCGGTGGCGCCCCCCTCGAAGAAGTAACGGGGTGACGCGGTAACGCAGCAACAGTGAGGACCGTCACGCCATGACAACCCCTCACGCCGC
The sequence above is drawn from the Archangium gephyra genome and encodes:
- a CDS encoding M16 family metallopeptidase, giving the protein MRRLFLALSVLALAAGCKTAPEPVPEAPKPPETPAPPPEDPNAFRQQPPKPGEPPELVLPKFEQARLDNGLTVLVSTRKELPLVYTGVAFAAGGSQDPKGKWGLADVSYKMLLEGAAGKDTTALDQAFQDLGVSPSVSVSPDGAFVGARVLKRHADAALALLSDVTRKPNLAQKDFDRRKKLQLAELVRAMGSPGFLAQQAYLDAVFGPEHPYGHPVSGLPATVDTLTLQDVKAFYGKSVGPKAAALVMTGDITLEEAVGLAKKYFGDWKSNAQPPPVPPTPAATPRQQVVFVPKPGLDQTMIVVGRPGIAVGHPDEYALDLATTVFGGFFGSRLNMNLREDKGYSYGAGASADARLGVGPLTASSAVRKDVTGPALGEFFGEMKGIQERPITEKELAAAREGLIRAIPGEFESVEGLGSSAASLFFLRRPMDEYARTVEGLEKATPAEVQRVAEAYLGPAAMQVVLVGDPAVIQEQVGPLNLGKLVAKEPVAPPSKK